One Brassica oleracea var. oleracea cultivar TO1000 chromosome C7, BOL, whole genome shotgun sequence genomic window carries:
- the LOC106305532 gene encoding uncharacterized protein LOC106305532 gives MKTPRSSYVCETSLVMVLTIFLLFILGQASAVGVLNNMICFNGVPYACPDKCDIKCKENGFNGGICVTGSLKVAQCCCDKRLTPSILSYMVKPPPSILSYPVKPPPSILSYPVKPPPIMINIES, from the exons ATGAAAACCCCAAGATCTTCATACGTTTGTGAAACGTCTCTCGTGATGGTGTTAACCATATTCTTGCTCTTCATTTTAG GACAAGCAAGTGCAGTGGGTGTTCTCAACAACATGATATGTTTTAATGGAGTACCGTACGCGTGTCCTGACAAGTGCGATATAAAGTGTAAAGAGAATGGTTTTAATGGAGGGATATGTGTAACTGGAAGTCTCAAAGTTGCGCAATGTTGTTGCGATAAAAGGCTTACGCCATCGATATTGTCTTATATGGTTAAGCCTCCCCCATCGATATTGTCTTATCCCGTTAAGCCTCCTCCATCGATATTGTCTTATCCTGTTAAACCTCCCCCCATCATGATTAATATTGAATCATAA
- the LOC106305531 gene encoding peptidyl-prolyl cis-trans isomerase CYP40: MGKSKCFMDISIGGELEGRIIIELYDDVVPKTAENFRSLCTGEKGIGPNTGVPLHYKGNRFHRVIKGFMIQGGDISAYDGTGGESIYGLKFQDENFDLKHERKGMLSMANSGPNTNGSQFFITTTRTSHLDGKHVVFGRVTKGMGVVRSIEHVSTEENACPSLDVVIHDCGVIPEGQDDGICNFFNDGDVFPDWPVDLNESPLELSWWMETVDSVKASGNDHFKKQDYKMALRKYRKALRYLDICWEKDGIDQETSTALRKTKSQIFTNSAACKLKFGDAKGALLDTEFAMRDEDNNVKALFRQGQAYMALNNIDAAAESLEKALQFEPNDAGLKKEYAAVMKKIAIRDNKEKKQYRKMFG; this comes from the exons ATGGGCAAGTCAAAGTGTTTCATGGACATTAGCATTGGAGGGGAGCTCGAAGGCAGAATCATCATCGAGCTCTACGACGACGTCGTCCCCAAAACCGCCGAGAATTTCCGATCGCTTTGCACCGGCGAGAAAGGCATCGGCCCCAACACCGGCGTCCCTCTCCACTACAAG GGGAATCGGTTCCACCGTGTTATCAAGGGGTTTATGATTCAAGGAGGGGACATATCAGCTTATGATGGCACTGGTGGTGAATCTATCTACGGGTTAAAGTTTCAAGATGAGAACTTTGACCTCAAACATGAGAGGAAAGGGATGCTCTCTATGGCTAACTCTGGCCCCAACACTAACGGCTCTCAGTTTTTCATCACCACCACTCGCACTTCTCACCTTGATGGGAAACATGTTGTCTTTGGAAGGGTTACCAAAGGGATGGGAGTGGTTCGTTCCATTGAGCATGTTTCAACCGAGGAAAACGCTTGTCCTTCTCTGGATGTCGTGATTCATGACTGTGGGGTGATTCCCGAGGGCCAAGATGATGGCATCTGTAACTTCTTCAACGACGGTGATGTGTTCCCTGACTGGCCTGTTGATCTTAATGAAAGCCCTCTTGAGTTGTCTTGGTGGATGGAGACTGTTGACTCTGTCAAGGCTAGTGGTAACGACCACTTTAAG AAACAAGACTACAAGATGGCTCTTAGAAAGTACCGCAAGGCTTTGCGTTATCTGGATATTTGCTGGGAGAAAGATGGCATTGACCAAG AGACCAGCACTGCCTTGCGTAAGACAAAGTCGCAGATCTTCACTAACAGTGCT GCCTGCAAACTGAAATTCGGAGATGCAAAGGGAGCATTGTTGGACACTGAGTTTGCTATGCGTGATGAAGATAACAATGTCAAAGCATTGTTTCGACAGGGCCAG GCCTACATGGCTCTCAATAACATCGATGCTGCTGCTGAAAGCCTGGAGAAAGCTCTTCAATTCGAACCTAACGATG CTGGTCTCAAGAAAGAATATGCTGCTGTAATGAAAAAG ATTGCCATTAGAGACAATAAAGAGAAAAAGCAGTACCGCAAAATGTTTGGATAG
- the LOC106302482 gene encoding uncharacterized protein LOC106302482 produces the protein MANIHPFPADPANPQRSTIDQYENPFFLHNNDHAGLQLVTDRLSSGADFHSWKRSVRMALNVRNKLGFIDGTIPKPPDESRTSGSWSRCNDMVATWLMNSVDKKIGQSLLFMSTAESIWKNLLTRFKQDDAPRVYEIEQRLSTIQQGSMDVTQYYTELITLWEEYKNYIELPVCTCGRCECNAAILWEQMQQRSRVTKFLMGLNESYEQTRRHILMLKPIPNIEETFNMVAQDERQRAVKPVIRSDTVAFQTSDSHRSSEAPYYAGDSQDYVAAYNTFRPRGNRPLCTHCGQLGHTVNKCYRLHGFPPGYKTPQNSYNKSSFTPRGANTYTPRPSFTPAQSTQRTVANITTGSSTDNVLTSSVAPLSLSSSGSSPDMPQFTPAQIQSIIQQISAHVRVSEPTVASCSTVSEKGVMASQSSSGTLPFLSTNLRFENHTFTFQHQCLSTLYNSLPHGSWIVDSGATSHVCSDRAMFREVFPASDLTVSLPKGTRIPILHTGTVALSDSLILYDVLHVPSFFFNLVSVSALLRSNQCSAHFFPTSCYIQEFSQGLTIGKGSLKHNLYILDLIPQDISAAFTGSLSADGMLWHQRLGHPSPAKLQVLSTELSIPRCIIPSHSTCTVCPLAKQKRLSFPFNNNLSLKPFDLLHLDIWGPFAQESIEGYKYFLTIVDDCSRVTWIHLLKRKSDVITLFPEFLQRVYTQYNVRVKAIRSDNAPELRFAKLIKTNGMIHYFSCAYTPEQNSVVERKHQHLLNVARALLFQSNVPLLYWSDCITTAVFLINRIPSPLLDHRTPYEVLLKRKPDYSLLRSFGCLCYVSTLQKDRNKFSPRARPCLFLGYPSGYKGYKLLDLDNNSVSISRHVVFHESVYPLKSSTSIIPDFFSHYILPNSVPYTADLDASIDHNASSSTSSSHPHAPDPIVLVPHASHSRNVPPLASEIVDTGVVDASLNMARPKRQTKAPNYLSDYHCALLQTTDP, from the coding sequence ATGGCTAATATTCATCCATTTCCAGCCGATCCCGCTAATCCACAACGTTCAACCATCGATCAATACGAGAATCCTTTCTTTCTTCACAACAACGATCATGCTGGTCTTCAGTTAGTGACTGATCGTCTCAGTTCCGGTGCGGACTTTCATTCTTGGAAGCGATCCGTACGTATGGCTCTCAATGTGCGTAACAAGCTTGGTTTCATCGACGGTACAATTCCTAAACCTCCTGATGAATCTAGAACTTCAGGATCTTGGTCTAGATGCAATGATATGGTTGCTACATGGCTTATGAATTCTGTTGATAAGAAGATTGGTCAAAGCTTGTTATTCATGTCGACTGCTGAGAGTATTTGGAAGAATTTGCTTACTCGTTTCAAACAGGATGACGCTCCTCGTGTCTATGAGATTGAGCAACGCCTGAGTACTATTCAACAGGGTTCAATGGATGTCACTCAGTACTATACTGAGCTGATCACTTTATGGGAAGAATACAAGAATTACATTGAACTTCCTGTCTGTACTTGTGGTCGTTGTGAATGCAATGCAGCTATTTTGTGGGAGCAGATGCAACAACGAAGCCGTGTTACTAAGTTCCTTATGGGGCTCAATGAATCTTATGAACAGACTCGTCGTCACATTCTGATGCTCAAACCAATACCGAATATTGAAGAAACATTCAATATGGTGGCTCAGGATGAGAGACAGAGGGCTGTCAAACCGGTGATTCGTTCTGATACTGTGGCTTTCCAGACTTCTGATTCACATCGTTCTTCAGAAGCTCCTTACTATGCTGGTGATTCTCAAGACTATGTAGCTGCTTATAATACTTTCCGTCCTCGTGGAAACCGTCCATTGTGTACTCACTGTGGTCAGTTGGGTCACACAGTCAACAAGTGTTACCGTCTTCATGGTTTTCCACCTGGTTATAAAACACCTCAGAACAGCTACAACAAGTCTTCTTTCACGCCTCGTGGTGCTAATACATATACACCTAGGCCTTCTTTCACACCAGCTCAATCTACTCAAAGGACTGTTGCTAATATCACTACTGGTTCATCTACTGATAATGTGTTGACTTCTTCAGTAGCTCCTTTGAGCTTATCTTCTTCTGGATCATCTCCAGATATGCCACAGTTCACACCAGCTCAAATCCAATCCATTATTCAACAGATATCGGCACACGTGAGAGTTTCAGAACCCACTGTTGCTTCTTGTTCCACAGTTTCCGAGAAGGGTGTCATGGCTAGTCAATCATCTTCTGGTACTTTACCATTTCTCTCTACTAATCTTCGTTTTGAAAATCATACATTTACCTTTCAACATCAGTGTCTTTCCACTTTATACAATTCTCTGCCACATGGTTCTTGGATTGTTGATAGTGGAGCAACAAGTCATGTATGTTCTGATCGTGCCATGTTTAGGGAAGTATTTCCTGCATCTGATTTAACAGTCTCATTGCCAAAGGGTACTAGGATTCCCATATTGCATACTGGAACTGTTGCTCTGTCTGATTCTTTGATTCTTTATGATGTTTTACATGTTCCCTCATTCTTTTTCAACTTGGTAAGTGTTAGTGCTTTGTTGCGTTCTAATCAGTGCTCTGCTCATTTCTTTCCTACTTCTTGTTATATTCAGGAGTTTTCTCAGGGCTTGACGATTGGGAAGGGTAGTCTTAAGCACAATCTTTACATTCTTGATCTGATTCCACAAGATATCTCCGCTGCTTTCACTGGATCCTTGTCAGCTGATGGTATGCTTTGGCATCAACGCCTTGGTCATCCATCGCCTGCCAAGTTACAAGTTTTATCTACAGAACTTTCTATTCCACGTTGTATCATTCCTTCTCATTCCACTTGTACTGTTTGTCCACTCGCTAAGCAAAAACGTTTATCGTTTCCTTTCAATAACAATTTGTCTCTAAAACCATTTGATTTACTTCATCTTGATATTTGGGGACCATTTGCACAAGAATCTATTGAAGGTTACAAATATTTTTTGACTATTGTTGATGATTGTTCTCGTGTTACTTGGATACATTTACTCAAACGAAAAAGTGATGTTATTACTCTGTTTCCTGAGTTTCTTCAGCGTGTCTACACACAATACAATGTTCGAGTCAAGGCTATTAGAAGTGATAATGCTCCTGAGTTACGGTTTGCGAAACTTATCAAAACTAATGGCATGATTCACTATTTCTCCTGTGCTTACACACCTGAACAAAATTCTGTGGTTGAACGTAAACATCAACATCTTCTTAATGTTGCTCGTGCACTTTTGTTTCAATCCAATGTTCCTCTTCTATACTGGAGTGATTGCATAACAACTGCTGTTTTCCTTATTAATAGAATTCCTTCACCATTACTTGACCATCGCACTCCTTATGAAGTTTTGTTAAAGAGAAAACCTGATTACTCTCTCTTACGATCTTTTGGTTGCCTTTGTTATGTGAGTACTTTACAAAAAGATAGGAACAAATTTTCACCTCGGGCTCGTCCTTGTTTGTTCTTAGGCTATCCATCAGGTTATAAAGGCTATAAACTTCTTGATCTAGATAACAATTCGGTGTCCATTTCTCGTCATGTTGTCTTCCATGAATCTGTTTATCCTCTTAAATCTTCCACATCTATCATTCCTGATTTCTTTTCTCATTATATTTTACCTAACTCTGTTCCTTATACTGCTGATTTGGATGCATCCATTGATCATAATGCATCTTCATCGACTAGTTCCTCTCATCCTCATGCACCTGATCCGATTGTTCTCGTTCCTCATGCATCTCATTCTAGAAATGTACCACCTTTGGCTTCTGAGATTGTTGATACAGGTGTTGTTGATGCTTCTCTTAATATGGCTCGACCAAAACGTCAGACTAAAGCTCCAAATTATCTTTCCGATTACCATTGTGCTCTTCTTCAGACTACTGATCCTTGA
- the LOC106304866 gene encoding protein RNA-directed DNA methylation 3 produces MAHSPFLNLVLVFVTVASIFSTFAEANRGFGWGWGGGSNYSSSSGSSPGSGWGWGSSRNGSGWIWGAGTNYSSGSRSSPGSGWSWGWGMGSNHSSGSGSSPWSGWGWGWGPKNTNNSGSDSSGSGWGWGGHSKGYNATYNAPRKIIVGGDKEWTYGFNYSDWASKTAPFFLNDILVFKYNPPAPFTHSVYLFSNPLSYEKCDVKKGKMIASPKQGAGNGFELVLTKMKPYYISCGEHDGAHCSNGTMKFTVMPILPRW; encoded by the exons ATGGCACATTCTCCTTTTCTAAACCTTGTTTTAGTCTTTGTGACCGTGGCCTCCATATTTTCCACATTTGCTGAGGCCAATAGGGGATTTGGATGGGGTTGGGGTGGAGGCTCAAACTATTCAAGCAGTTCAGGTTCAAGCCCTGGCTCAGGCTGGGGTTGGGGCTCTAGCCGGAACGGCTCGGGATGGATTTGGGGTGCGGGCACCAACTATTCAAGTGGTTCAAGGTCAAGCCCCGGGTCAGGATGGAGTTGGGGTTGGGGTATGGGCTCCAACCATTCAAGTGGTTCAGGTTCAAGCCCGTGGTCGGGATGGGGTTGGGGCTGGGGTCCTAAAAACACAAACAACTCGGGATCTGACAGCTCCGGTTCTGGCTGGGGCTGGGGAGGTCACTCAAAAGGTTATAACGCAACCTACAATGCACCTAGAAAGATCATAGTCGGTGGAGACAAAGAGTGGACATATGGTTTCAATTACTCCGACTGGGCTTCTAAGACTGCCCCCTTCTTTCTCAATGACATACTTG TGTTCAAATACAACCCACCAGCACCGTTCACGCACAGCGTTTATTTGTTTTCTAACCCATTGAGTTACGAAAAGTGCGATGTTAAGAAAGGAAAGATGATAGCATCACCGAAGCAAGGTGCTGGGAATGGCTTTGAGCTTGTTCTTACAAAAATGAAGCCTTACTACATATCGTGCGGCGAGCATGACGGTGCTCACTGCAGCAATGGCACCATGAAGTTTACCGTCATGCCTATCCTCCCCCGTTGGTAA
- the LOC106302484 gene encoding uncharacterized transmembrane protein DDB_G0289901, with protein MSLSGSQKKLILLVLAFACLSSSGAEAWSWSWSNGSGWGWGSYGSSSSSSGPGSNSDDSSRSWGSSPGWGWSWGDGSDNSGSGSGSNSDGSGWGWGWGSDGSSSSGSGSGTIPDGSRWSWSWNPRSGWSWSWDSNHNSDSEAPNSSGTDSEAPSCSSSGSDSEAPRNIVVGGSDGWKKGLDYKEWAFKNAPFYVNDVLAFKYDKSAKRRNNVYLFQDPWSYMNCDLKNAKKIGLTHKRSEKSFKFALRQNKPYFFASGEHDGDYCTNHNMKFTLFPVPHHSD; from the exons ATGTCTCTCTCTGGTTCACAAAAGAAGCTGATCCTACTGGTCTTGGCGTTTGCATGTCTCTCTTCATCAGGTGCAGAGGCGTGGAGCTGGAGTTGGAGCAACGGGTCGGGTTGGGGCTGGGGATCTTATGGCTCAAGCAGCTCTAGCTCAGGTCCTGGTTCAAACTCTGACGATTCAAGTCGGAGTTGGGGCTCGAGTCCTGGCTGGGGCTGGAGCTGGGGAGACGGCTCAGACAACTCTGGCTCAGGTTCTGGTTCAAACTCTGATGGATCTGGTTGGGGATGGGGCTGGGGATCAGATGGGTCAAGCAGCTCGGGCTCAGGTTCAGGTACCATTCCTGATGGTTCAAGATGGAGCTGGAGCTGGAACCCTAGGTCAGGCTGGAGCTGGAGTTGGGATTCCAACCATAATTCGGACAGTGAAGCGCCAAACAGTTCAGGAACGGACAGTGAAGCACCCAGCTGTTCGAGCTCCGGTTCGGACAGTGAAGCGCCAAGGAACATCGTAGTGGGAGGATCTGATGGATGGAAAAAAGGTTTGGATTACAAAGAATGGGCTTTCAAGAATGCTCCTTTCTACGTCAACGATGTTCTTG CTTTCAAGTACGATAAATCGGCCAAGCGAAGGAACAATGTGTATTTGTTCCAAGATCCATGGAGTTATATGAACTGCGACCTAAAGAATGCAAAGAAGATTGGTTTGACGCATAAAAGATCAGAAAAAAGCTTCAAGTTTGCACTTAGACAAAATAAGCCTTACTTCTTTGCCTCGGGCGAGCATGATGGTGATTATTGCACCAACCACAACATGAAGTTCACCCTCTTCCCTGTTCCGCACCATTCTGACTAA